Proteins encoded in a region of the Zea mays cultivar B73 chromosome 2, Zm-B73-REFERENCE-NAM-5.0, whole genome shotgun sequence genome:
- the LOC103647466 gene encoding serine/threonine-protein kinase STY8, which translates to MEQVELHEVIGRGTTADIHRATWRGLDVAVKWVRPEFFRSNPSGEAFFAQEVDVLSRQRHPHVLRLLGACLRPPDICFLVTELLSGATLGEWLHGGRERRARPRAASSPPPPLVDRVSRALDVALAMRHLHAQTPRVVHRDLKPSNVLLDAHLRARVTDFGHARFLPDGKDALTGETGTYVYMAPEVIRCEPYTDKCDVYSFGIMLNELITAEHPYIETSYGPSKIALNVANGTLRPKLPEHDAYPPGLTDLIRRTWDAEPSSRPSFATITSALGEIKQQIVQHRI; encoded by the exons ATGGAACAGGTCGAGCTGCACGAGGTGATAGGCCGGGGCACGACGGCGGACATCCACCGGGCGACGTGGCGGGGGCTCGACGTGGCGGTGAAGTGGGTGCGGCCGGAGTTCTTCCGCTCCAACCCCAGCGGCGAGGCCTTCTTCGCGCAGGAGGTCGACGTGCTGTCGCGCCAGCGGCACCCGCACGTGCTGCGCCTGCTTGGCGCGTGCCTGCGCCCGCCCGACATCTGCTTCCTGGTGACCGAGCTGCTGAGCGGGGCCACGCTGGGGGAGTGGCTGCACGGGGGGCGGGAGCGCCGCGCGCGGCCGCGGGCGGCGTCGTCGCCGCCTCCGCCGCTGGTGGACCGGGTGAGCAGGGCGCTGGACGTCGCGCTGGCCATGCGGCACCTCCACGCGCAGACGCCCAGGGTCGTGCACCGCGACCTCAAGCCCAGCAACGTGCTCCTGGACGCTCACCTGCGCGCGCGGGTCACGGACTTCGGCCACGCCAGGTTCTTGCCCGACGGGAAGGACGCGCTCACCGGCGAGACTG GGACCTACGTGTACATGGCTCCGGAAGTGATTCGCTGTGAACCGTACACTGACAAGTGCGACGTCTACAGCTTCGGCATCATGCTGAATGAGCTGATAACCGCAGAGCATCCATACATTGAAACAAGCTATGGACCTAGCAAG ATTGCGCTGAACGTTGCAAATGGAACATTGAGGCCAAAACTCCCAGAACATGATGCATATCCTCCTGGCCTGACTGATCTCATCCGCCGGACGTGGGATGCAGAACCTTCAAGCAGGCCGTCGTTTGCCACTATAACTTCGGCACTCGGGGAAATCAAACAGCAAATTGTGCAACACAGAATATAG